CATTTCTGTCTTTTTCCTGCTCGTCTATGACGGAGGGTTAAGCGGGATCTCCCAGCTTCCTACCTTCGAAGGAGCCAATTATTTAGCATTCATTCTTCCTGTATCCATCGTTTCGGCGGCAATCGGAGGCGCAGGCGGGGCAGGGCAGGGAATCGTCAAAGATATTGAGAACGGCTTCTTTTCCAGGCTTCTGCTGACGCCGGCTTCAAGACTTGCAATCGTGCTCGGACCCATCATTGCAGGAATGCTCCAGCTTCTTGTTCAGACAGTATTGATCTTCGGAATCGCTTTCTTGATGGGGCTTGAGGTGAAGACAGGTTTTCTCGGCATGCTGTTTGTCTTGTTGATTGCCATCGGGTGGGGGCTTGCTTTCGCCGGCTATTCGGCGGGGGTCGCGTTAAGAACGAAGAATGCACAGGCGTCTCAGGCGGGAACCTTCATCTTCTTTCCGCTCATCTTCCTGAGCACGACATTCGTACCGTACGACCTTATCGAAGCGCAGTGGCTGAAGGTAGCCGCTGCCATCAACCCGACGACGTATGTCTTTGAAAGCATGCGGACGGTGATGATTGACGGCTGGGTGTTCGGGGATCTGATGAAAGGAGTTATCGCCATCCTTATCGCCTGTGCAATCACGATCACGTTTGCGGCTGTTTCTGCGAAAAAAGCGGTGGCTCGTGGATGATATCAGAAAATTGCCTCCATTCCAACGTTTTCTGATATAATAAAGGAACCAAATAAGTCAGGAGTGATGTTTTATGAAAACGACAAAGCCATTTAACGTAACTTACACCCAGCCATATACAAAAGGAGGACATCACTTCTGACGTCCTCCTTACCTTAGGAGGAATCGAATGGAACGGACAGATTTTAATGCATTTTTTCAAGAGCAAGTGAAGGAAGAAGAGCATGCAGGGAGAGTCGTACGCCATACACGCGGTCTGTACACACTGGCGTCTGGAAACGGGGATGTCAGAGCGGAAGTGGCAGGACGTTTTCATCATACCGCTCTTCATGACAGCGATTACCCTGCGGTCGGTGACTGGGTCATTTTTGAGGCGTATGAGAACGGAAGCAGGGGAATCATCCAGAGGGTCCTGGAAAGGAAGACGGTTCTTTCGCGAAAGAAAGCGGGAACAGGACACGACGAACAGGTGATAGCGGCGAACGTGGACACGGTATTCATCGTCACCGCCATGACGCTTGAATTCAACGTGAGACGGATCGAGCGCTACGTCCAGCAGGTATATGAAAGCGGGGCAAGTCCTGTCGTCGTCTGTACGAAAAAAGATTTATGCAGCGATCCGGACGGAAAGACGAGAGAAGTGGAGCAGGTTGCTCCCGGTGTCCCCGTTTATGCCGTAGACAGCCTCAGCGGTGCCGGTATAGAGCAAATCCGGCAGTCATTCCGTCCCGGCGAGACCGTCTCTCTGATTGGTTCTTCCGGTGTCGGCAAGTCTACGTTAACGAACGCCCTGATGGGGGAAGCCGTTCAGCACACCCAGTCCGTGCGTTCAGAGGATGGGCGTGGCCGTCATACGACGACACACCGGGAACTCTTTGAAATCCCAGGTGGAGTGTACCTGATCGATACACCGGGCATGCGTGAACTGCAGCTGTGGGGCGAAGATGCAGACCTCGACCAAACGTTCAGCGATGTAGACGCTCTTGGGAACAGCTGCAAGTTCCGCAACTGCAGACATGAAAGCGAACCCGGATGCGCGGTGCGGGCGGCGATAGATTCCGGCGAGCTGTCGGAAGGTCGTCTGAAGAGCTATAATAAGCTCAAGCGCGAATTGAATCGGCTGGAGTTGAAAGATAAATACGGCACGCATCGGACGAACCGCATGCTGCACGGATCGAATAAACGGTGAAGAATTAATGTCGGGTGGAGAGGGCATGCTCCCGTCCGTTCGCTGAAATTTTCCGTTCCTAATTAGATATATAGTTACAGCGATATTATATTTGTGAAGGAAACGGTTCTTTAAACCTCTTATGTTTCTCACCAATCTGAAAAGATACCTTTAACGAGGTATCTTTTCTTCTTTCCAAATTGTCATCGCTTTCAAAGTTTGGAATAATGAGTATGTGCTATATTTCACAATCTTGAGGTGATGACGATGAAGAAGAAATCAATCTATGTAGAAATACCAATCCGTACCTCTATGGATGACCTGTGGAAAGCAAGCCAGGAACCTTCTGTTCATGAACGTTGGGATCTGCGCTTTTCTTCTATTACTTATCTTCCGAAAGCGCAAGGGTCTCCTCAGAGATTTACATACAAGACGAGAATAGGCTTCGGGCTCGATATTTCCGGATGGGGGCAGAGTGTGACAGCGAGAAAAGGGGGAGATGGTGCACGGACATCTTCGCTCCATTTCGGTACAGAGCAGAAACGGTCGATCATTCGGGAGGGGCGGGGTTTTTGGAAGTATGTGCCGAGGCAAGACGGAGGGGTGACGTTCCTCACCCGCTATGATTATACGACCAATTTCGGGGCAGCAGGCCGGCTGTTCGACAGGTTTTGCTTCCGCCCTTTAATCGGCTGGGCGACGGCACTCAGCTTCGATGTCCTGAAGAGGTGGCTGGAAAAAGGGACAGTGCCGGAAGTGCAGTATCGAAATTTTTTCGTTACATGGCTTTCCGCCATCCTATTCAGCTTTATTTGGATCTATCACGGGCTTGTACCAAAACTGATTTTCCAGCATCCTCAGGAACTGGCGATGCTGACATCTGTTCTACCCATTGGAGAAGCCGTGGCTCACCGGGTCATGTCTGCGATCGGAATTGGCGAAGTCGTCATCGGTCTTCTTTGGTTGCTATGCCGAAGGAAGCGCTGGTTGTTCGCCGCTCAGACAGCTGCTTTTCCACTATTGACAATTGGAGCCGTCACGGCTGCCCCGGAATCGCTGACACAGCCATTTAACCCGTTAACTTTCAATCTGGCTCTTTTCGCGCTTTCTTTCCTGGGGTTTTCGTTCAGTAAAGACGTGCCGACTGCGAAATACTGCAGGAGAAGGCAGGTGACGGGGGAATGAAGCCTTGGTTGGTTGTCTCAACGCTGCTGTTTCTTTTAGCCGCCTTCTTTTCCGCAGATCCGTGGTACTATTCGATTCTTACCGCCGCACAAATGATTTATGTCCCTCTCCTCCTTTCAAACAGGCGGCCGGAAGAGGGGAAATCCTCGCTTCTCTTGTACGGAGCGGGTACCGCGGTGGTCATGGTCGCCATTCTTCGGTTGACGGGGGACATGCCGTGGGATGCAGCTCTTGGTCTTTTGTATTTTATTTTTACCATTCTCGTCGCTTTTCATGGCGTTCGCCGAATGGTGCGGCGAGGGTTTACCCATGTCGAAGAGTTTTTCCTTGATGTGGGGTATGTGTATCTCGGTATCGGAGGGTTTTGGTTCTTTGCTTTTGTGGCGGAAATAGATACCGGCTTTTACCCTCTGCTTACATGGCTGACGAGTATTCACTTCCATTATGCGGGATTCATGCTGCTCACCTTTCTCGGGCTTCTCGGCAGAAGGAGGAAATCGCGTTCCTATTATACCGCGGGATGGTCCGTCGTGGCGGCCCCTATCTTGCTTGCGCTCGGCATTTCCTTTTCTCCTATCCTTGAGGTAGCCTCTGTCCTTCTTTATATCGTTGGTATTTATACACTTATCGCTACAGCGTGGAGGACGTCGTTCAAAAATCGGATGCAGGAACTGTTGTGTCGGATTTCTTTTACTTCGCTGGGTGTGACGATTCTCTTTTCCCTTGCTTATGCTCTCAGTCAAGTCATGGATGAGTTTGTCGTGACCATCGAATTTATGATTATGTTTCACGGCGTTATCAATATGGTCGCTTTCGGCTTGTCGGGAGTGTGGGGGTGGAGTCTCGCCTTTCCGGATTCCATGTACCAAGTCCCTCGCTTTCCTGTCAGTAACATAACTGGAGGGTGGCGGATTGGAGAGCATGTTTTGAAAGGGAAGGAAGGTGGAAGGTCCTGCAGCGGCCTTGTCGACGATTTTTCGATCTACGTATCCGAACGGGAAGAAGGGGAGGTCCATCCGGAGATCGTATCCTTTTACGAGCAGACCGATAAATACCGGTTATATTCCCGTGTCTGCTGGCATTGGTGGTTCTATCCCTTCGCTGTTCTCTACCGGGCCGTCAGTATCGTGACAAAGCAGATCAACCTTCCGCTGTCGAGGCAGACGTATGAAATGACGGGGGCTATCCGTTCTGTCTCGGATAAATTAGATGGAAGAGAAAATACTCGTGCCTGGATAAGGAAGATCAATGAATCCGAGGTGTTTATCGCCTTGTATGCTTCCCATACATCCAGAGGGCAGACGTACATGAACATCTCTCTGCCGCTGCCATTTTCTGCAATGGCAGGCATCTTGGAGGTGGAAAGGGAAAGGGAAGAGCTCGTTCTCACTAGTGAAAAGGGGAACCCGGAATCGGATGCCGGCACGTACCTTATTGTTCGCGGCCGCCCCATCGTTCTGCCGCTGACGGAGCATTTTCGCGTGAGCCATGAAGAGAACGGCGTCCTCTGTGCTGTTCATACGATGAGAATTTTCGGTCTTCCGTTTCTCACCATCCATTATCGAATTAATAGAAAGGGATGAATCTATGTACAGCCGAATACCAGATACATAACAATACCAGCGGGCACGCGCACCTCCTGGAGGATAGAATCGTCCACAAAATAATAGAGGAGGCGCAAAGATGAATTTTAATGATTATTTAAAAGAGGTAGACCGGCCTTTCCATGGATGGGATTTCTCTTACATTACCGGGGCAGGAAGAATGCAGAGCGGACTGCTGCCATGGTCGTATGGATCGATGGCCAGGAACTTCCTCCATGGCGCACG
This sequence is a window from Bacillus sp. SB49. Protein-coding genes within it:
- a CDS encoding ABC transporter permease, translated to MGNNVWKDTWLLTVRSIKTTIRNPFSFIPNLIISVFFLLVYDGGLSGISQLPTFEGANYLAFILPVSIVSAAIGGAGGAGQGIVKDIENGFFSRLLLTPASRLAIVLGPIIAGMLQLLVQTVLIFGIAFLMGLEVKTGFLGMLFVLLIAIGWGLAFAGYSAGVALRTKNAQASQAGTFIFFPLIFLSTTFVPYDLIEAQWLKVAAAINPTTYVFESMRTVMIDGWVFGDLMKGVIAILIACAITITFAAVSAKKAVARG
- the rsgA gene encoding ribosome small subunit-dependent GTPase A, whose translation is MERTDFNAFFQEQVKEEEHAGRVVRHTRGLYTLASGNGDVRAEVAGRFHHTALHDSDYPAVGDWVIFEAYENGSRGIIQRVLERKTVLSRKKAGTGHDEQVIAANVDTVFIVTAMTLEFNVRRIERYVQQVYESGASPVVVCTKKDLCSDPDGKTREVEQVAPGVPVYAVDSLSGAGIEQIRQSFRPGETVSLIGSSGVGKSTLTNALMGEAVQHTQSVRSEDGRGRHTTTHRELFEIPGGVYLIDTPGMRELQLWGEDADLDQTFSDVDALGNSCKFRNCRHESEPGCAVRAAIDSGELSEGRLKSYNKLKRELNRLELKDKYGTHRTNRMLHGSNKR
- a CDS encoding DoxX-like family protein, with translation MKKKSIYVEIPIRTSMDDLWKASQEPSVHERWDLRFSSITYLPKAQGSPQRFTYKTRIGFGLDISGWGQSVTARKGGDGARTSSLHFGTEQKRSIIREGRGFWKYVPRQDGGVTFLTRYDYTTNFGAAGRLFDRFCFRPLIGWATALSFDVLKRWLEKGTVPEVQYRNFFVTWLSAILFSFIWIYHGLVPKLIFQHPQELAMLTSVLPIGEAVAHRVMSAIGIGEVVIGLLWLLCRRKRWLFAAQTAAFPLLTIGAVTAAPESLTQPFNPLTFNLALFALSFLGFSFSKDVPTAKYCRRRQVTGE
- a CDS encoding YndJ family protein, yielding MKPWLVVSTLLFLLAAFFSADPWYYSILTAAQMIYVPLLLSNRRPEEGKSSLLLYGAGTAVVMVAILRLTGDMPWDAALGLLYFIFTILVAFHGVRRMVRRGFTHVEEFFLDVGYVYLGIGGFWFFAFVAEIDTGFYPLLTWLTSIHFHYAGFMLLTFLGLLGRRRKSRSYYTAGWSVVAAPILLALGISFSPILEVASVLLYIVGIYTLIATAWRTSFKNRMQELLCRISFTSLGVTILFSLAYALSQVMDEFVVTIEFMIMFHGVINMVAFGLSGVWGWSLAFPDSMYQVPRFPVSNITGGWRIGEHVLKGKEGGRSCSGLVDDFSIYVSEREEGEVHPEIVSFYEQTDKYRLYSRVCWHWWFYPFAVLYRAVSIVTKQINLPLSRQTYEMTGAIRSVSDKLDGRENTRAWIRKINESEVFIALYASHTSRGQTYMNISLPLPFSAMAGILEVEREREELVLTSEKGNPESDAGTYLIVRGRPIVLPLTEHFRVSHEENGVLCAVHTMRIFGLPFLTIHYRINRKG